The following proteins are encoded in a genomic region of Mycolicibacterium rutilum:
- a CDS encoding RDD family protein produces the protein MVREQEPVVTGDAVVLDIQIAQLPVRAVAALIDVTVIALLYVIGLLLYTLTLTQFDTALSAAILTIFTALAVLGYPLIFETATRGRSLGKMAMGLRVVSEDGGPERFRQAFFRALAGVVEIWLLTGGPAVICSLLSPKGKRLGDIFAGTVVISERAPRMPAPPPMPPHLAWWASSLQLSGLRPEQAELARQFLTRAAQLDPVVRDQMAYRITSEVIAQISPPPPPGTPPQLVLAAVLAERHRRELARLQPPAAPPPPPPGQPVPAPTPHTSGGFAPPG, from the coding sequence ATGGTCCGCGAGCAAGAACCCGTGGTGACCGGTGACGCGGTGGTCCTCGACATCCAGATCGCCCAACTGCCGGTCCGCGCGGTGGCAGCGCTGATCGACGTCACGGTCATCGCGCTGCTGTACGTGATCGGGTTGCTGCTCTACACGCTGACGCTCACCCAGTTCGACACCGCACTGTCGGCCGCGATCCTGACCATCTTCACCGCGCTCGCCGTGCTGGGCTATCCGCTGATCTTCGAGACCGCCACCCGCGGCCGGTCACTGGGCAAGATGGCGATGGGATTGCGGGTGGTGTCCGAGGACGGCGGTCCAGAACGGTTCCGCCAGGCCTTCTTTCGCGCACTTGCCGGTGTGGTGGAGATCTGGCTGCTCACCGGCGGGCCGGCGGTGATCTGCAGCCTGCTCTCCCCCAAAGGCAAACGCCTCGGCGACATCTTCGCCGGCACCGTCGTGATCAGCGAACGCGCGCCACGGATGCCCGCTCCGCCGCCGATGCCGCCGCACCTGGCCTGGTGGGCGTCGTCGCTGCAACTGTCGGGGCTGCGCCCCGAGCAGGCCGAGTTGGCGCGCCAATTCCTCACCCGCGCGGCCCAATTGGATCCGGTGGTGCGGGATCAGATGGCCTACCGGATCACCTCCGAGGTCATCGCGCAGATCTCCCCGCCGCCACCACCGGGGACACCGCCGCAGCTGGTGCTCGCCGCCGTGCTGGCCGAGCGGCACCGCCGGGAGTTGGCCCGGCTCCAGCCGCCCGCCGCGCCACCGCCACCGCCGCCGGGGCAGCCGGTGCCAGCGCCCACCCCGCACACGTCCGGCGGGTTCGCCCCGCCCGGCTGA
- a CDS encoding DUF7847 domain-containing protein: MSTDAGGSGTAGPPSPHPPPAGYPPAYGYAPPGYGPPPGYGPPPGYGPPPGYGPPPGYGGYAPWTPPPLKPGIIPLRPLTLSDIFNGAVAYIRANPKATLGLTTIVVVITQLLALLLSVGPLAAGGELTPTLTGEQVSTGVLISSSLSSLAATIATGLASILLSGLLTVVVGRAVFGSGITIGEAWQRLRGRLWALIGFTVLEVLAAVLLIAVAVGLIFWVAFAAGGLAAAVIGIPLVVATIAALLYFGTILTFTPAIIVLERLDIISAVTRSFKLVKRDFWRVLGIRVLALIVAQLIASAVAIPFSLGGQIMLLAAETTSLALLALVLLAVGGAISQIITAPFSAGVVVLQYTDGRIRSEAFDLILQTGAAHGPAAPSDSTDHLWLTRPN; the protein is encoded by the coding sequence ATGAGCACCGACGCCGGCGGGTCCGGTACCGCAGGCCCGCCGTCGCCGCACCCGCCGCCGGCCGGCTATCCCCCGGCGTACGGCTACGCGCCGCCCGGGTACGGACCGCCGCCGGGCTACGGACCGCCGCCCGGCTATGGCCCCCCGCCCGGTTACGGGCCGCCGCCCGGCTACGGCGGGTACGCGCCGTGGACGCCCCCGCCGCTCAAGCCCGGGATCATCCCGCTGCGCCCGCTGACACTGTCGGACATCTTCAACGGCGCGGTGGCCTACATCCGGGCCAACCCGAAGGCCACCCTCGGATTGACCACGATCGTCGTGGTGATCACCCAGCTGCTGGCGCTGCTGCTGTCCGTGGGACCGCTGGCCGCCGGCGGAGAGCTGACGCCGACGCTGACCGGCGAGCAGGTCTCGACCGGCGTGCTGATCAGCTCGTCGCTGTCGAGTCTGGCGGCCACCATCGCTACCGGGCTGGCGTCGATCCTGCTGAGCGGGTTGCTGACCGTGGTCGTCGGCAGGGCGGTGTTCGGTTCGGGCATCACGATCGGCGAAGCGTGGCAACGGCTTCGGGGCCGGCTGTGGGCGCTGATCGGCTTCACCGTCCTCGAGGTGCTCGCCGCGGTGCTGCTGATCGCGGTCGCGGTCGGGCTCATCTTCTGGGTTGCGTTCGCCGCGGGTGGGCTGGCCGCCGCGGTGATCGGGATTCCCTTGGTGGTGGCGACGATTGCCGCGCTGCTGTACTTCGGGACGATCCTGACCTTCACCCCGGCGATCATCGTGCTCGAACGGCTCGACATCATCAGCGCCGTGACTCGGTCGTTCAAACTGGTCAAGCGCGACTTCTGGCGGGTGCTGGGGATCCGGGTGCTGGCCCTGATCGTCGCGCAGCTGATCGCGAGCGCGGTCGCGATCCCGTTCAGCCTCGGTGGGCAGATCATGCTGCTCGCGGCGGAGACGACGTCACTGGCGCTGCTCGCGCTGGTGTTGTTGGCGGTCGGCGGGGCGATCAGCCAGATCATCACCGCGCCGTTCAGCGCCGGGGTGGTGGTGCTGCAGTACACCGACGGCCGGATTCGCAGCGAGGCGTTCGATCTGATACTTCAGACCGGTGCCGCCCACGGTCCCGCCGCCCCGTCCGACTCCACCGACCACCTCTGGCTGACCCGACCCAACTGA
- a CDS encoding stage II sporulation protein M, which translates to MDVDAFVLTHRPTWDRLEALIKRRKHLTGAEVDELVDLYQRVSTHLSVVRTNSTDGVLVGRLSGLVAQARSAVTGAHAPLWREFVRFWTVGFPVVAYRARWWWLSTGVVFLVLSAVIAVWVAGSPEVRATIGTPDEIDQLVNNDFASYYSEHPAASFALQVWTNNAWVSLLCLGFAVLLGIPIPYILLQNAANLGVNAGLMFGAGKGDIFLGLIIPHGLLELTAVFVAAGAGMRLGWTVISPGHRPRSQALAEEGRAIAAVAGGLVAMLLVSGLIEALVTPSPLPTAARIAIGVAAEIGFLVYVFHFGRRAVRAGESGDLEDAPDVVPTR; encoded by the coding sequence GTGGATGTCGACGCGTTCGTGCTGACGCACCGCCCCACCTGGGATCGGCTCGAAGCGCTGATCAAGCGGCGCAAGCACCTCACCGGGGCGGAGGTCGACGAGCTGGTCGACCTGTATCAGCGGGTCTCGACGCACCTGTCGGTGGTGCGCACCAACTCGACCGACGGGGTGCTCGTCGGCAGGCTCTCGGGCCTGGTGGCGCAGGCGCGCTCGGCGGTCACCGGTGCGCACGCGCCGCTGTGGCGCGAGTTCGTCCGGTTCTGGACGGTGGGCTTCCCGGTGGTCGCCTACCGCGCCCGGTGGTGGTGGCTGAGCACGGGTGTGGTGTTCCTGGTGCTGTCGGCGGTGATCGCGGTGTGGGTGGCAGGCAGCCCGGAGGTGCGCGCCACGATCGGCACCCCCGACGAGATCGACCAACTGGTCAACAATGACTTCGCCTCGTACTACAGCGAGCACCCCGCGGCATCGTTCGCGTTGCAGGTGTGGACGAACAACGCGTGGGTGTCGTTGCTGTGCTTGGGGTTTGCGGTGCTGCTCGGCATCCCGATCCCGTACATTCTGCTGCAGAACGCCGCCAATCTCGGGGTTAACGCGGGCCTGATGTTCGGCGCGGGCAAGGGCGACATCTTTCTCGGTCTCATCATCCCGCACGGGCTGCTCGAGCTGACCGCCGTGTTCGTCGCCGCCGGCGCGGGCATGCGGCTGGGGTGGACGGTGATCTCGCCCGGGCACCGGCCGCGCAGTCAGGCCCTGGCCGAGGAGGGCCGCGCCATCGCGGCGGTGGCCGGCGGGCTGGTCGCGATGCTGTTGGTGTCGGGACTGATCGAGGCGCTCGTCACGCCGTCACCGCTGCCGACCGCCGCCCGGATCGCGATCGGGGTGGCCGCCGAGATCGGCTTCCTGGTGTACGTGTTCCACTTCGGCAGGCGCGCGGTGCGGGCCGGCGAATCCGGGGATCTCGAGGACGCACCGGACGTCGTGCCGACGCGTTAG
- a CDS encoding DUF58 domain-containing protein, with product MVLTGRAALIAGLCVLPIAVSPWPATTFVVLLAGLVVLAGFDAALAGSTRRLTFTRSGDVTARLGQRVDAVLQVENTGSRRLRGVVRDAWPPSARAEPRTHPVKVAAGQRVQLITILHPVRRGDQESALITVRSLGPLGIAGRQRSHRVPWQVRILPPFLSRKHLPSRLARLRELEGTTPLLIRGQGTEFDSLREYVIGDDVRSIDWRASARRADVVVRTWRPERDQRVVIVLDTGRTSAGRVGVDPTAVDPSGWPRLDWSMDAALLLAALASRAGDHVDLLAHDRELRAGVVNASRTELLTRLVEAMAPIEPALIESDAGAMVAAVQRRVRRHALVVLLTDLNASSLDEGLMTVLGQLTAKHTVLIAAVADPRVAALAAGRADAAQVYDAGAAERTRNERAEIAARLRRRGVDVVDAAPEDLAPALADHYLALKAAGRL from the coding sequence GTGGTCCTCACCGGACGTGCCGCGCTGATCGCCGGGCTCTGCGTCCTGCCGATCGCGGTGTCGCCCTGGCCGGCAACGACTTTCGTCGTCCTGCTGGCCGGACTGGTGGTGCTCGCCGGATTCGACGCGGCCCTGGCCGGCAGCACCAGGCGGCTGACCTTCACCCGGTCCGGCGACGTCACCGCGCGGCTGGGTCAGCGCGTCGATGCGGTGCTGCAGGTCGAGAACACCGGATCGCGGCGGCTGCGGGGCGTCGTGCGCGACGCGTGGCCGCCCAGCGCCCGCGCCGAGCCCCGCACCCATCCGGTCAAAGTGGCTGCCGGACAACGGGTTCAGTTGATCACCATCCTGCATCCCGTGCGGCGCGGTGATCAGGAGTCGGCGCTGATCACCGTGCGCTCACTCGGCCCGCTCGGCATCGCGGGACGGCAGCGGTCACACCGGGTGCCGTGGCAGGTGCGGATCCTGCCGCCGTTCCTGTCGCGTAAGCACCTGCCGTCGCGGCTGGCGCGGCTGCGGGAACTCGAAGGCACGACGCCGCTCCTGATCCGCGGGCAGGGCACCGAGTTCGACTCGTTGCGCGAGTACGTGATCGGCGACGACGTCCGCTCGATCGACTGGCGCGCCTCGGCACGCCGGGCCGACGTGGTGGTCCGGACGTGGCGCCCCGAACGGGATCAACGCGTGGTGATCGTGCTCGACACCGGCCGGACCTCGGCGGGTCGCGTCGGGGTCGACCCGACCGCCGTCGATCCGTCCGGGTGGCCGCGGCTGGACTGGTCGATGGACGCCGCCCTGCTGCTGGCGGCACTGGCGTCGCGCGCCGGTGACCACGTCGATCTCCTGGCCCACGACCGCGAGCTGCGGGCCGGGGTCGTCAACGCGTCCCGCACCGAACTGCTCACCCGCCTGGTCGAGGCGATGGCGCCGATCGAGCCCGCGCTCATCGAATCCGACGCCGGCGCAATGGTCGCCGCGGTGCAGCGCCGGGTGCGACGGCACGCCCTGGTGGTGCTGTTGACCGACCTCAACGCCTCGTCGCTCGACGAGGGGCTGATGACGGTGCTCGGCCAGCTGACCGCCAAGCACACCGTGCTCATCGCGGCCGTGGCCGACCCCAGAGTGGCCGCGCTCGCCGCGGGCCGGGCCGACGCTGCGCAGGTGTATGACGCGGGCGCGGCCGAACGGACCCGCAACGAACGCGCGGAGATCGCGGCGCGGCTGCGGCGACGCGGCGTCGATGTCGTCGACGCCGCACCGGAGGACCTCGCGCCGGCGCTGGCCGATCACTACCTGGCGTTGAAGGCGGCCGGGCGGCTCTAA
- a CDS encoding DUF4350 domain-containing protein: MSTRGDTAVGPTARQRWRSARWVLLGLAVIVGLGAVTAYFTAPRPGGHLDPTATSPNGARALITLLREQGVDVVEAPDVAAVEAAAQPDTLLIVAQTYHLVDEAILARIGALPGNRLLVEPMSRTREALAPHLKMGAGAVFGGGGRPDCDLREAVRAGAVQFGGADAYEAADETPLTRCYGGALVRYTADGRDVTVVGNSEFMTNGGLLKEGNAALALNLAGTNPRMIWYAPQFTEGAAEGGATLTDLVPDQVTWLLWQLVVVVALLAAWKVRRVGPLVAERLPVVVRASETVEGRGRLYRSRRARDSAADALRAAALQRLTPRLGLGANADAAAVAVAVSAHCGIDQQTVTHTLFGPPPADDTELVHLARELDNIERQVAQS; the protein is encoded by the coding sequence ATGAGCACGCGCGGCGACACCGCCGTCGGCCCGACCGCCCGGCAACGCTGGCGCAGCGCCCGCTGGGTGCTGCTCGGGCTGGCCGTCATCGTCGGATTAGGCGCTGTCACAGCCTATTTCACCGCGCCACGGCCCGGCGGGCACCTGGATCCCACCGCCACCTCCCCCAACGGGGCGCGCGCGCTCATCACACTGCTGCGCGAGCAGGGTGTGGACGTCGTCGAAGCACCCGATGTCGCGGCGGTGGAGGCGGCCGCCCAGCCCGACACGCTGCTGATCGTCGCGCAGACCTATCACCTCGTCGACGAGGCGATCCTGGCGCGCATCGGCGCGCTGCCGGGCAACCGCCTTCTCGTCGAACCGATGTCGCGGACCCGCGAAGCGCTGGCGCCGCACCTGAAGATGGGCGCCGGGGCCGTGTTCGGCGGCGGCGGACGCCCGGACTGCGACCTGCGCGAGGCGGTGCGCGCCGGTGCGGTGCAGTTCGGCGGCGCCGACGCCTACGAGGCCGCCGACGAAACCCCGCTCACCCGTTGCTACGGGGGCGCCCTGGTCCGGTACACCGCCGACGGCCGCGACGTGACCGTCGTCGGCAACTCCGAATTCATGACCAACGGCGGGCTGCTCAAGGAGGGCAACGCCGCGCTGGCGCTGAACCTGGCCGGCACCAACCCCCGGATGATCTGGTACGCACCGCAATTCACCGAGGGCGCCGCCGAGGGCGGTGCCACGCTGACCGACCTGGTGCCCGACCAGGTCACCTGGCTGCTGTGGCAGTTGGTCGTGGTGGTGGCGCTGCTGGCCGCATGGAAGGTGCGGCGGGTCGGCCCGCTGGTCGCCGAGCGGCTGCCCGTGGTGGTGCGGGCCTCGGAGACCGTGGAGGGCCGCGGCCGGCTGTACCGGTCCCGACGCGCCCGCGACAGCGCCGCCGACGCCCTGCGCGCCGCCGCGCTGCAGCGGTTGACGCCCCGGCTGGGCCTGGGCGCCAACGCCGATGCCGCCGCCGTCGCCGTCGCGGTCAGCGCACACTGCGGCATCGACCAGCAGACCGTGACACACACCCTGTTCGGTCCGCCGCCCGCCGACGACACCGAACTCGTCCACCTCGCACGTGAACTCGACAACATCGAAAGGCAGGTCGCACAGTCGTGA
- a CDS encoding TetR/AcrR family transcriptional regulator — MTEAVLGRSARKRATILEAGRTLFLRSGYQGTSMDQVAAMAEVSKQTVYKHFGDKQELLRAIVDDAVAGTVAPIVGRIAALADTDDLEPDLTALGSDYLRAVLQPPVVQLRRLIVAEANRLPELARQYHQQAPARTLAAWAEALGKLHDRGLLRVPDPDVAADQLAFLIVGRWIDQALFYGGPDVLADLDVERTVRAAVSVFLAAYRTPAR; from the coding sequence ATGACGGAGGCAGTGCTAGGACGGTCGGCCCGGAAACGGGCGACGATCCTGGAGGCGGGCAGAACGCTGTTCCTGCGCAGCGGCTACCAGGGCACGAGCATGGACCAGGTCGCCGCCATGGCAGAGGTGTCCAAGCAGACCGTCTACAAGCACTTCGGGGACAAACAGGAACTGCTGCGGGCGATCGTCGACGACGCGGTCGCCGGCACGGTCGCGCCGATCGTCGGCCGGATCGCGGCGCTGGCCGACACCGACGACCTCGAGCCCGACCTCACCGCGCTGGGGTCGGACTATCTGCGCGCGGTGCTGCAGCCGCCCGTCGTGCAGCTGCGCCGGCTGATCGTGGCCGAGGCCAACCGACTCCCCGAGTTGGCGCGCCAGTACCACCAGCAGGCGCCCGCCCGCACACTCGCGGCATGGGCCGAGGCGCTGGGCAAGCTGCACGACCGGGGACTGTTGCGGGTGCCCGATCCGGATGTGGCCGCCGATCAGCTGGCGTTCCTCATCGTCGGCCGGTGGATCGACCAGGCGCTGTTCTACGGCGGGCCCGACGTGCTGGCCGACCTCGATGTCGAGCGCACGGTCCGCGCCGCGGTGTCGGTGTTCCTCGCCGCATACCGCACGCCGGCGCGGTGA
- a CDS encoding anthrone oxygenase family protein, whose amino-acid sequence MNSNLFATVTSLAALAVAAAAGMMYVFSTFAMRGLDRTGPVSALTAMRGINTEANTNAAFLLAYFGAAVLAVVAGGFALTRLGQPGAVWVLVGAALALLAAVITVAFNVPLNNHLEGLDLTRLSADDMAREWSAYLSTWSAWNHARTAAGALGAVLMTVGVQLR is encoded by the coding sequence ATGAACAGCAACCTCTTCGCCACCGTCACGTCGCTGGCCGCCCTCGCCGTCGCCGCGGCCGCCGGGATGATGTACGTCTTCTCCACGTTCGCGATGCGCGGCCTGGACCGCACCGGCCCGGTGTCCGCCCTGACCGCGATGCGCGGGATCAACACCGAGGCGAACACCAACGCGGCATTTCTGTTGGCCTACTTCGGCGCCGCCGTCCTCGCCGTGGTGGCCGGCGGCTTCGCGCTGACCAGACTGGGGCAGCCAGGTGCGGTGTGGGTGCTGGTCGGCGCGGCGCTCGCGCTACTCGCCGCGGTGATCACCGTGGCGTTCAACGTGCCGCTCAACAACCACCTCGAAGGCCTGGACCTCACCCGCCTGTCGGCCGACGACATGGCCAGGGAATGGAGCGCATACCTGTCGACGTGGTCGGCGTGGAACCACGCGCGGACCGCTGCCGGTGCGCTCGGGGCCGTGCTGATGACCGTGGGCGTGCAGCTGCGGTGA
- a CDS encoding AAA family ATPase, which yields MTEPEPSKPAEDQDAARTALLALRDEIAKAVVGQDAVVSGLVIALLCRGHVLLEGVPGVAKTLLVRTLAAALQLDFKRVQFTPDLMPGDVTGSLIYDARTAEFEFRSGPVFTNLLLADEINRTPPKTQAALLEAMEERQVSVEGEARPLPEPFIVAATQNPIEYEGTYQLPEAQLDRFLLKLHVPLPTREQEVAILDRHANGFDPRDLSTVTSVAGADELNAGREAVQQVLVGEEVLGYIVDLVVATRNSPSLQLGVSPRGATALLGTARSWAWLSGRNYVTPDDVKAMARPTLRHRIQLRPEAELEGATPDGVLDGILAAVPVPQ from the coding sequence GTGACAGAGCCAGAGCCCAGTAAGCCGGCCGAAGACCAGGACGCAGCGCGGACCGCGTTGTTGGCACTGCGCGACGAGATCGCCAAGGCCGTCGTCGGCCAGGACGCGGTGGTCAGCGGGCTGGTCATCGCGCTGCTGTGCCGCGGCCACGTTCTCCTCGAGGGAGTACCGGGCGTCGCCAAGACCCTGCTGGTGCGGACGCTGGCCGCAGCGCTGCAACTGGACTTCAAGCGGGTGCAGTTCACCCCGGACCTGATGCCCGGCGACGTCACCGGTTCGCTCATCTACGACGCGCGCACCGCCGAGTTCGAGTTCCGGTCCGGCCCGGTGTTCACCAACCTGCTGCTGGCCGACGAGATCAACCGGACACCGCCGAAAACGCAGGCGGCGCTGCTGGAGGCGATGGAGGAACGTCAGGTCAGCGTGGAGGGCGAGGCGCGTCCGCTGCCCGAACCGTTCATCGTGGCCGCCACCCAGAACCCGATCGAGTACGAGGGCACCTATCAGCTCCCCGAGGCGCAGCTGGACCGCTTCCTGCTCAAGCTGCACGTGCCGCTGCCCACCCGCGAACAGGAGGTCGCGATCCTCGATCGGCACGCCAACGGGTTCGATCCGCGGGATCTGTCCACCGTGACGTCGGTCGCGGGCGCCGACGAGCTCAACGCCGGCCGCGAGGCGGTCCAGCAGGTGCTGGTCGGCGAGGAGGTGCTCGGTTACATCGTCGATCTGGTTGTCGCGACCCGGAATTCGCCGTCGCTGCAGCTGGGTGTCTCGCCGCGCGGGGCGACCGCGCTGCTGGGCACTGCCCGCTCCTGGGCGTGGCTGTCGGGCCGCAACTACGTCACGCCCGACGACGTCAAGGCGATGGCACGGCCGACGTTGCGGCACCGGATCCAACTGCGGCCCGAGGCCGAACTCGAGGGCGCCACGCCCGACGGCGTACTCGACGGCATCCTCGCGGCAGTGCCGGTGCCGCAGTAG
- a CDS encoding DUF4129 domain-containing protein, translating to MPPIDIDGDAAHDAAQRELAKPIYPKASLTDQLSDWIDDLIYRLASQGATVPGGWLTISVLGVLLVLAVLIAIRTARRAVRTSRGRDPALFDTHTMTAAEHRRAAERSAADGDWAAAIRHRLRAVARRLEETGVLDPVPGRTATELARDAGRELPHLGTDLTTAATAFNDVTYGERPGTESAYRAIADLDEHLGARAPAADPDVPAPAAPAAWAEVR from the coding sequence GTGCCTCCGATAGACATCGACGGCGATGCCGCTCACGACGCAGCGCAACGCGAACTCGCCAAGCCGATCTACCCCAAGGCGTCGCTGACCGACCAGCTCAGCGACTGGATCGACGACCTGATCTACCGCCTGGCCTCGCAGGGCGCGACGGTGCCCGGCGGCTGGTTGACGATCTCGGTGCTGGGCGTGCTGCTGGTGCTCGCCGTACTGATCGCGATCCGTACCGCGCGCCGCGCCGTGCGGACCAGCCGCGGCCGGGACCCCGCGTTGTTCGACACGCACACCATGACCGCCGCCGAGCACCGCCGCGCCGCCGAGCGGTCCGCCGCCGACGGCGACTGGGCCGCAGCGATCCGACACCGGCTGCGCGCCGTCGCGCGTCGCCTCGAGGAGACCGGCGTGCTCGACCCGGTGCCCGGCCGCACCGCCACCGAACTCGCGCGCGACGCCGGCCGCGAGCTGCCGCACCTCGGCACCGATTTGACCACGGCGGCAACTGCTTTCAACGACGTCACCTACGGCGAGCGGCCGGGCACCGAGTCCGCCTACCGAGCCATCGCAGACCTCGACGAACACCTGGGTGCGCGCGCCCCGGCCGCGGACCCGGACGTGCCCGCGCCCGCGGCGCCCGCGGCATGGGCGGAGGTGCGATGA
- a CDS encoding GatB/YqeY domain-containing protein: MADLKERLRADLTAAMKSQDKLRTATLRMLLTAIRNEEVSGKESRELTDADVLKVLAREAKKRGESAEIYTQNGRGELAANEHAEARIIDEYLPTPLTEAELADVADTAIAQVAEQLGERPGPKQMGLVMKAATAIAAGKADGARLSAAVKARL, translated from the coding sequence ATGGCGGATCTCAAGGAACGGTTGCGGGCGGACCTGACGGCGGCGATGAAATCGCAGGACAAGCTGCGCACGGCCACGCTGCGGATGCTGCTCACCGCGATCCGCAACGAGGAGGTCTCGGGCAAGGAGTCCCGGGAGTTGACCGACGCAGATGTGCTCAAGGTGCTCGCTCGAGAGGCCAAGAAACGCGGCGAGTCCGCCGAGATCTACACGCAGAACGGTCGCGGCGAGCTGGCCGCCAATGAGCACGCCGAAGCCAGGATCATCGACGAGTACCTGCCGACCCCGCTGACCGAGGCCGAGCTGGCCGACGTCGCCGACACGGCCATCGCGCAGGTGGCCGAACAGCTCGGGGAGCGGCCGGGACCCAAGCAGATGGGTCTGGTGATGAAGGCCGCGACCGCGATCGCCGCGGGCAAGGCCGACGGCGCCCGGTTGTCGGCCGCGGTCAAGGCCCGGCTGTGA